A window from Setaria italica strain Yugu1 chromosome VIII, Setaria_italica_v2.0, whole genome shotgun sequence encodes these proteins:
- the LOC101775231 gene encoding uncharacterized protein LOC101775231 produces the protein MAAEEEGSGGGGGCSGGDRKGSPAPTKSGGGGAAKFLAGMPSRGNFSSGSVSSSLGGFRVYVCEHSTDPPEGQVIQTDSTNILIRHLQLNKQKSDAKDSGSRTPGENTRGKRSAARSLEMLNPAKRANLGTSSGSSVYEETISGFSQHTLQSFTVERLRALLRQTGLSTKGKKDELIARLRESQG, from the exons ATGGCAGCCGAAGAAGagggttccggcggcggcggcggctgcagcggcggGGACAGGAAGGGCTCGCCGGCGCCAACGAAGTccggagggggcggcgcggcgaagtTCCTAGCAGGGATGCCGTCGCGCGGCAACTTCTCCTCCGGCTCCGTCTCCTCCAGCCTG GGAGGGTTCAGGGTTTACGTCTGCGAGCACAGCACGGATCCCCCAG AAGGGCAAGTTATACAAACGGATTCAACAAATATTTTGATCAGACATCTCCAGTTGAACAAACAGAAGAGTGATGCCAAAGATTCAGGTTCGAGGACTCCAGGGGAAAACACCAGAGGGAAAAG ATCTGCTGCGAGAAGTTTGGAGATGTTGAATCCAGCAAAAAGGGCTAACTTGGGTACTTCTTCTGGATCATCAGTCTATG AAGAAACGATTTCTGGATTTTCACAGCACACACTGCAATCATTTACAGTTGAGAGGTTACGTGCACTTCTACGACAAACTGGTCTCTCGACCAAAGGAAAAAAG GATGAATTGATTGCTCGCTTACGAGAATCACAGGGTTGA